DNA sequence from the Acidothermus cellulolyticus 11B genome:
GGGCTCGTATGCCAAGGCCCACGCGGCGTCGCTGCGCGCTACACGGCCGGCGCAGCATCCGTGTGGGTGGAATGACCGCAGATGTCGAGGAGCACGAGGCGCACGGGCCTCGTTGCCGAAGCGGCGCCTCTCGTTGCCGAAGCGGCGCCTCTCGTTGCCGAAGCGGCACCCGGATCGTGACATAGCGAACGCACACACACGTCGTTACATAAAGATGTTATTACAAAGTCTTGACATGGCATCGTGCCTGCGCCATCCTTCCGGTATCACGCGCACGGCTGCAGTGCGACCGAGGAGGACGACGCTCCAGTGCGGATTGGTGTGGTCGGTGTCGGGCGGATCGGCGCCCATCACGCACGGGCTCTGCGCCCTGCCGTCACTGAGCTTGTCATCGCGGACGCGGACGCCGAGCGCGCCCGGCACCTCGCCTCCGAGATCGGTGCACGCGCGGTCGACGACGTGGACGCCCTCTTCAGCGAGGAGCTGGACGGTGTGGTCATCGCGGCGCCGACCGCCGCTCATCCGGATCTCATCTGTCGCGGCGTCGATGCAGGATTCGCCGTGTTCTGCGAAAAACCCGCGGCGCCGACCCTGGCCGAGACACGTGATCTCATCGCCAAAGTGGGCGATCGGGCGGAACGGGTGCAGATTGGCTTCCACCGGCGGTTCGACCCCGGTTATCGCGCGGCGCGCCGGCTGGTTTGCGACGGGGCGTTGGGCTGGATCCACACCCTGCGGGCCACCACGTGCGATGCGACGCCACCGTCGGCGGAATTCATCGCCGGATCCGGTGGAATTTTTCGTGACTGCAGCGTGCACGACTTCGACATCATCCGCTGGCTCACCGGGCGCGACATTGCCGAAGTCTTTGCCGTCGGGTCGGACCGCGGCGCCGAGTTCTTCGCCGCGGCGGGCGACGTCTCGACGGGTCTCGCCGTGGTCCGCCTGGACGACGGAACACTCGGTACGGTAACGGCGTCCCGCTATAACGGTGCGGGTTACGACGTTCGGCTTGAAATATTGGGCTCGCAACGGAGCGTCGTGGTGGGGCTCGATGACCACGCACCATTGCGGTCCGTCGAACCGAGTGTTGATTGGCCTCGTGCAACGCCGCACCGCGACTTCATGAGCAGGTTCGCCGCCGCGTATCGCGAGGAGCTCCTGGCATTTCTTGACGTCGCCGCCGGTCGTCAGGCCAGCCCGTGCACCCTCGACGACGCCCTGGCGGCATTCGTCGTGGCCGAAGCGTGTGAAGTTTCGCGTTCCGAACACCGGCCGGTGCAGATCACTGAGCTTCAGTAGCGCCTTCAATCGCAACGTTTTCCGATCACCGTGACCGAGAGGAAGGAAGGAAGATGAAACGAGGCAAGAGCCTGAGAATGGCAGCACTCACGGCCGGGCTCGCGCTCGTCGTCGCCGCCTGTAGTAGTACGGGCGGAAAGAAGGCGGCGCAGAGCACCGAACAAGCCGCCGCCTCAGCCGGCAAGGCAAACACTCCCCACCTGACCATTGCTATGATCACGCACCAACAGCCGGGTGACACCTTCTGGGACATCATTCGCAAAGGCGCGCTTGCGGCGGCGGCCAAGGACAACGTCACCCTCAAGTACTCCAACGATCCCGATTCGACCAAGGAAGCAGTCCTCATCCAGGACGCCGTCAATGCCAAGGTCGACGGCATAGCAGTGACCATCCCGGACCCGCCCGCGCTCATCCCAGCCATCAAGCAGGCGGTTGCCGCTGGTATTCCCGTCGTCGCCTTCAATGCCGGCATTGACCAGTGGAAGGAATCCGGCGCCCTCATGTACTTCGGCCAGGACGAAACCGTCGCCGGTCAGGCCGCGGGAGCCCGGGCGACCAGTGAAGGCTTCAAGCACGTCTTGTGTGTGCTGCAAGCCCAGGGTCAGGTGCAGCTCGAATCTCGGTGCAACGGCGTCCAGCAGACGTTCAAGGGACAGTACACGAAGTTGTACGTCAACGGAGCAGATCAACCCTCGGTGCGGACCACCATTGCCGCGAAGTTGAAGCAGGATCCCAGCATCGACCTCGTGATCACGCTCGGTGCACCGATCGCCCAGCTCGCCATCCAGGCGGTCAAGGATGCCGGAAGCAACGCGAAGATCGCGACGTTTGACTTCAACACGCAGGTGCCGGCGGAAATCGAGAATGGACAGCTCCAATGGGCGATCGACCAGCAGCCGTACGTCGAGGGGTACGAGGCGGTCGACAGTCTGTGGTTGTACATCACCAACGGTGACACCATCGGTGGCGGTGAAGCCGTCAAGACAGGACCATTCTTCGTGGACAAGAGCAACGTCGCGGCGGTCGCCAAGTTCGCCGAACGCGGGACACGCTAGTAACGACGGAACGCATGTGCGGGGTGGGCATCCCGCTCGCCCACCCCGCACTGACGGTTGAGAGGTGCCCATGAGCCAGACGCTTGATACCGCTTCACTCCAGCGCGAACCGGGGGTTGTCCCGTCGACTCGGACCGCATTCGTGCGGTTCCTGGGACGTCCCGAGACCGGCGCTCTCGCCGGCGCTATCGCGGTCTACCTGTTCTTTTACGCTCTCGCCCCGGCTTTCCGAGACGCCTCGTCGTTCGCCAGTGTGCTCTACGTCAGTTCGACGTTTGGAATTCCGGCAGTCGCGGTGGCGCTCCTAATGATCGGCGGAGAATTCGACCTTTCCGCGGGGGTCGCAGTGATCGCCGCCGCGCTCGCGGCATCAATGTTCAGCTACCAACTCAACACGAACATGTGGGTCGGCGTTCTGGTGTCGTTCGGCATCGCCATGGCGATCGGCTTCATCAACGGCTATCTCGTCGTAAAGACGGGAATACCGAGCTTTCTCGTGACGCTCGGCACGTTCTTCATGATTCAGGGCCTCAACCTAGCCGTGACGAAGCTCATCACCGGCAATGTGGCGACGAGCGACGTCTCAAACATGCAAGGCTTTCACTCGGCGCATGAGGTTTTCGCGTCGACCATTACCGTCGGCGGCGTCGCACTGAAAGTGACGCTTTTCTGGTGGATCGGCTTCGTGCTCGTGGGCACCTGGATACTTCGCCGTACCCGGGTCGGAAACTGGATCTTCGCTGTCGGCGGTTCCGCCACCAGCGCTCGGGCGGTGGGTGTGCCGGTCAAGCAGGTGAAGGTCGGGCTCTTCATGGCGGTGAGTTTCCTGACCTGGTTTACCGGCATGCACCTGCTCTTCAACTACAACACGATCCAGTCGGGGAACGGTATCGGCAATGAATTCGTGTACATCATCTCCGCGGTTGTCGGTAGCTGCTTGCTCACCGGCGGCTACGGTTCGGTGGTGGGAGCTGCGATCGGCGCACTGATCTTTGGCATGACGAACCAAGGCATCGTGTACGCCGGGTGGAATCCGGACTGGTTCAAGTTCTTTCTCGGTGCGATCCTTCTTGCGGCGATTCTGCTGAACAACTGGATCCGAGGCCGGAGCGAGGAGGCCAACCAATGACGACGATGACTGCGACGAGCACGCGAACGCCTTTGGTGAAACTTACCGCCGTTGGCAAGCGTTACGGGAGCATCGTGGCGCTGCACGGTGTCGATCTCGAGGTCAACGCCGGCGAGGTCACCTGCGTCCTCGGCGACAATGGCGCCGGAAAGACGACGCTCATCAAAATCGTTTCGGGCGTTCACCGGCCGGACGAGGGAACCTTCGAGGTCGAAGGCGAGCAGGTCGAATTCTCTTCGCCCCGAGAGGCCCTCGAGCGTGGCATTGCGACGGTATACCAGGACCTGGCGGTGGTTCCGCTGATGCCGGTCTGGCGCAACTTCTTCCTGGGAAACGAGGTGCGCAAGGGCCTCGGCATGGACATCCGCTTCATGCGCGAGACCACCAAGAGCGTTCTTCACGAGATGGGCATCGATCTCCGTGATGTCGACCAGCCGATCGGCACCCTCTCCGGCGGCGAACGGCAGAGCGTCGCAATTGCCCGGGCTGTGTATCGAGGTGCGAAAGTCCTCATCCTGGACGAACCGACCGCAGCACTCGGAGTCAAGCAAGCCGGTATGGTCCTGCGCTACATCGTGCAGGCCAAGGAGCGTGGCGTCGGCGTCATCTTTATCACGCACAACCCGCACCACGCCTACCCCGTCGGCGATCGATTTCTCTTGCTCAACCGGGGACGCACCCTCGGATATTACCGACGCGGCGAGATCGATCGCACCGAGCTGATCGGTCTCATGGCCGGTGGCCGTGAACTGGAGGAACTCAGTCACGAACTGGAGCAGGTAGGGTCAGCCGGAGCCCGAGCGGCAAAGGTCTTTGACGAAGAAGCCCGCGATCTTCTCGCTCGGGAATCGAGTGATCGGACCGCATCCGATGGCGACTGACAGGAGCGTTCGGATCGGCCTCATCGGTGCGGGCGCCATCGGTGAGGATCACGCACGCCGGCTCAGCACGGTGATCCGCGGGGCGGACGTCGTCGCGGTCCATGACGTCGATCCAAGCCGAGCCAAAACGGTCGCGACACGTTTCCGGGATGCCCGCGTCATACCCGACGGCAATTCGCTGATCGGGGATCCAGATGTTGACGCGGTCGTCGTTGCATCAGCCGCCCCCACGCACGAAGCGTATGTTCTCGCGGCCATCGCCGCCCGGAAGCCGGTTTTCTGTGAGAAACCCCTGGCGACGACTGCCGCGGGATGTCTCCGGATCGTCGAGGCGGAGAAGGCGCACGGCCGCCGTTTTGTGCGCGTCGGTTTCATGCGCCGCTTCGATCCGGCGTACTTGGGTCTCAAGGCCGAGCTTCGCTCCGGCGCGATCGGCCATCCCCTGCTCGCGCATCTCGCGCACCGGAATCCCGCCGTGCCCAGCACACTGCGGACGACGGATGCCATCGCGGACTCACTCGTGCACGAAATGGACCTGGTGCGCTGGCTGTTCGACACCGAAATTCGGGAGGTACGAGCCGTTGCCGGGCGACGCAACGCGAAGGCTGGCCCGGATCTTCACGACCCTCTGCTCGTCCTCGTCCGCATGGCCACGGACGTCGTTGTCGACGTCGAGCTATCCCTGAATATCGGCTACGGCTATCACATTCGGGCGGAAATTGTCGGCGAGAACGGCACCGTTGCGCTTGCCTCGGAGCAACCCATCGTCCGCCGTATTTCGGGAGAAGAACGTCGACCGGTCGCACAGCACTGGAAGACCCGGTTCGCGGCGGCGTACGACGCTGAGTTGTCGGAGTGGGTGCGTGACGTTTCGCAGGGTCGCGTGTCGGGACCGTCGGCGTGGGACGGCTACGCGGCTACCTTGGCGACTGACGCTGCCGCCGAGTCCCTTCGGTCAGACACCGCGGTTGCCGCTTTCCCTGGGGATGTTCCGACCCTCTACCGCGAGCCGTAGGAGGAGGGCACGCGATGCAGATTGCGCTCGATCCGTACATGTTTCGGTCCGTTAGTCTGACCGACCTTCCGGGCATAGTGGCCGATCTCGGCTATGACGCCATCGAACTTTCGCCGCGGGACGACTTCCTCCCGTTCTTTGTTCACCCGCGTGCAGACCGTGACGCCATCAAGCGTTTCCGCAAGGCCCTGGCGTCCGCCGGCGTACGGCTGGCGTCTATTCTCCCGCTCTACCGCTGGTCCGGCCCGAGTGAGGACCAGCGCGCGGCAGCCGTCCGCTACTGGCGCCGTGCCATCGAGATAGCCGTCGAGCTGGAATGCCGAGTGATGAATTCCGAATTTAACGGGCGTCCGGAGGAGCCCGAGCGCAGCGAGGCTCAGTTCTGGCGCTCGATGGAGGAGCTGCTGCCCGTCTTTGAGCGGGAAGGTATTCAACTCCGTATCGAGCCCCATCCGGATGACTTCGTGGAGGACGGACGGCGGGCGATCGACATCATCCGGGGCATTAACCACCCGCTCGTCTCCTTTCTGTACTGCGCACCGCACACCTTCCACATGGGTGGCGACATTGCAGGAATCATGCGGTACGCCGGTTCGCTCCTCACGCACGTGCACGTGGCGGACTCCTTCGATCACCGCGCATCATCCGGTCTCCGGTACATCATCAACCCTCCCGGATCGCCCGCTCGAGTGCACCAGCACCTGGATATCGGCCAGGGCGAGGTGGATTGGGACACCTTCTTCGCCGAGCTCAACCGCCTCGGCTTCGACGGAATCATGACCGTCTGCGTTTTCTCGTGGGAGGAACGCGCCCGCGAATCCAGCATCTTCATGCGGGAACAGATCCACGAATACCTTGCACGTTGGCATCGCTCGTGAGGGAATAGGGACATGGATTCCATTGGCGTCGCTGTCATTGGCGGCGGCATGGCAGGCCGAGCGCACGCCGCAGCATATCGCATGGCGTCGACGGTGTACGGCGGGGATCTGCCGCCGATCCGCTTGGTCGCTATCGCGGATCTCGACGCAGAACTCGCGGCAGACGTGGCTAGGCGCTACGGATATAGCCGCAGCGAATCCGACTGGCGGACGATTGCGGAGGCTCCGGACGTCGACGCCGTGAGCGTCGTCGTGAGCAATGCACTCCACCGGGAAATCGTCGAGGCACTACTCTCCGCTGGAAAGCACGTACTGTGCGAAAAGCCGCTTGCGGACACGTTGGAGAACGCCCAGGCGATGCTCGCCGCCGCGAACCGGTCACCGCACGTCGCTGCGGTCGGTTTCACGTTTCGCCGGGCGCCGGCCATTGCCGCGATTGCCGAATACGTCGCCAAGGGCGGGATCGGTAGGCCTTTTCACGCCTCTGCGCGGTACTGGTGCGATTACGCCGTCAGCAGTGCGGCGCCGATGAGTTGGCGATTTTCCGGACCGATCGGCAGCGGGGCATTGGCAGATCTAGGCTCGCATCTGATTGATGCCCTCGAGCAAGCCCTGGGCGACATCACGGCGGTTCGAGGCGCCTTTTGTTCGACCGTCATCACTGAGCGGCGATTGCCCCAGGGGCGGGTGCGCGGGCACGAATTCGCCGAGCTCAGTGACAAAACAGCGCGTGTGGAGAACGAAGACTTCGCACACTTCACCGCCCTCTTCGGCTCACAGACAAGCGGTGTGTTCTCCGTGTCCCGGGTTGCAACCGGCCTCCCCAATACCCTCGCGTTCGAGATCTTCGGTGAGGAGGGCGCTGTCGCGTTCGACTTCACCCGTCCCGGTGAATTTTGGATCACGAGCTCCACGCCCGCGGACCCTGACGCCCGTTGGCAGCGCGTCATTGTCGGCCCTCGGCATCCATACGTGGACCGCGGACTGCCGATGGATGCAGCGGGTGTCCACTACGGGCAGAACGATCTTTTCGCCTGGCAGGCTCGGGCATTCCTCGAGCAAATTTCCGGTCGATCGACACTGCCGCCCGTACCTGACTTTCGTACCGGACTTCACAACATGCACGTCATCGACGCTATCGCCCACTCGGCACATCGTGCCGGTTCAGAGGTATCGGTTGTCGGAATCTAGGAGTGTATCGTGAAACTTGGTGTCTATACTGCCTGCTTGCACGACCGGCCGCTCAGCGAGGCGCTCGACGTTATCCGCGAGCTCGGTCTGAACAGCGCCGAAATCAATTCGGGCGGATTTCTCCCCACCCCGCACCTGCCGGTACAGAAGCTGCTCGATAGTCAGAGTGCACGGGACGACTACCTTGACGCTTTTCACTCCCGCGGCCTGACCCTCACCGCGCTAAACTGCAACGGCAATCCGCTGCATCCCGATCCTGAGGTGAGAGAGAAGCACGCCGCGGACCTGCGACGTTCAATCGAAGTGGCCGCTGCGCTCGGTGTACGGCGCGTTGTCACCATGTCGGGTCTGCCGGCCTCTGACCCCGGTGGTCGCTTGCCGTCGTGGACAGTTGTCCCGTGGGACAGCGCGTATCTGGATGTGCGGGACTACCAGTGGAACGACATCGCGATCCCGTTCTGGCGAGAGATCGACAGGCTCGCCCGGGATCACAACGTGCGCGTCTGCATTGAAATGCATCCGCACAACATCGTCTACAATCCCGTTACATTGGTTCGGCTTGTCGACGCTATCGACGCCACACATGTCGGCGCGGAGATGGATCCGAGTCACCTCTTCTGGCAAGGGATCGATCCGGTGGTGGCGGTTCGTTTTCTTGGAAAGCTGGTCTACAACGCTGCAGCCAAGGACACACGCATCAATGCCAAGGTCAATCTTTACGGCGTCCTCGACGACCGGTTCAACCGGGTCGCACCTGATGCTCCTAAGGTGTCTCTAGGCGGACGCTACGCGCTCAACCGCTGGCCGGATGACGCAGCGTGGGATTTCGTAGCGGTCGGCCGTGGTCACGATACCGGATGGTGGCATGAATTTCTCCGTGCGCTGGCCGAAGTGGATCCGGACATGGCAGTCAACATTGAGCACGAGGACAGGGAGCTGGACAGCATGACGGGCCTCCGGATCGCCGCAGAAACCCTGCGCATTGCCGCGAAGCCGTAACAACCTGTGCGGCGACTGCAGTCTCACCGGATACGTGCTGTGGCGGACGGTTCGACACGCCAAAGCTGTCGAACCGTCCGCCACACCCCCTCACGCAGCCGCTCGGCGCGTCAGGGTTTGGCCGGATGCCGCCGCGCCTCCCACTGGTCCAGTTCCTTCGCGAGCGTCGCCGGATCCCAGCGATCGCACAGAGCGCGCCAGACTAGATCGGCCTGCGTCGCCGGAGCCAATCCATTGACCGGCGGGTCATTGTCAAGGTTAGTAGGAAAGGCGTATCCCTCTGCCGCCGCCGCGACGACATTGTGCAACTCCCGTTCACTCATGCCCGATCGGGCACGATCGAGGAGGGCCGGGTAGACGGCACGGCATATTCCGATGCGATTCACAACCTCCATGGCGCGACCGAAGGCAGCGGAGATCTGGAGAAGATTGGCCATGCGCTTGATCTCCGCTGACCGGTTCTCGCCTGCGCCATGGAAGACCGCCGGGTTGAAGAATGCCGCGTCCCCCTTGCGCAACGGCAACTGGACGTAGTGCTCGTTGAAGTACTCGATGAATTCCGGGCGGTGGAACGCCAGGTAGCCGGGGCCATACAGCTGCGAGTATGGGAGATACATCGTGGGGCCGCTCTCCACCGGCATGTCGGTATGCGCGACCGCACCTTGGAGAGTAAGACCGGCGGAGAGCCAGTGAAGGTGAGCGGGATAACGCGACGCTTGCTCGTCGGACATGAAGCCAAGGTGGTAGTCGCGGTGCGCGACCTGGGCCTTCCCCCCTGGATTCACGACGTTGACCTGCGACGTCACCTGATAGTTCGGGCCGAGCCACGCACGAGCCGCTGCGGCGATGACGTCGTTCGCGTAGTAGTCAACGAAGACCTCCGGTGCCCGGAAGGCAAGTTTGTCAAGAGCGTGCCACACTCGATCGTTTGCGCCGGGTTTGGCAAAATGATCGCCTGCCTGCCGGCCCGCGGCGTGCTGCTCCTCGATGAGCACGCGGAAGGCAGCGGTCGCCCGGTCGACCACAGCAGTGTCTGGAAACGCTGCTTCGAAGACAGCCACACCGGGGCCATCCGCGAAGACGCGTGCAAGCTCGCGCTCG
Encoded proteins:
- a CDS encoding sugar phosphate isomerase/epimerase family protein; translation: MKLGVYTACLHDRPLSEALDVIRELGLNSAEINSGGFLPTPHLPVQKLLDSQSARDDYLDAFHSRGLTLTALNCNGNPLHPDPEVREKHAADLRRSIEVAAALGVRRVVTMSGLPASDPGGRLPSWTVVPWDSAYLDVRDYQWNDIAIPFWREIDRLARDHNVRVCIEMHPHNIVYNPVTLVRLVDAIDATHVGAEMDPSHLFWQGIDPVVAVRFLGKLVYNAAAKDTRINAKVNLYGVLDDRFNRVAPDAPKVSLGGRYALNRWPDDAAWDFVAVGRGHDTGWWHEFLRALAEVDPDMAVNIEHEDRELDSMTGLRIAAETLRIAAKP
- a CDS encoding Gfo/Idh/MocA family protein codes for the protein MDSIGVAVIGGGMAGRAHAAAYRMASTVYGGDLPPIRLVAIADLDAELAADVARRYGYSRSESDWRTIAEAPDVDAVSVVVSNALHREIVEALLSAGKHVLCEKPLADTLENAQAMLAAANRSPHVAAVGFTFRRAPAIAAIAEYVAKGGIGRPFHASARYWCDYAVSSAAPMSWRFSGPIGSGALADLGSHLIDALEQALGDITAVRGAFCSTVITERRLPQGRVRGHEFAELSDKTARVENEDFAHFTALFGSQTSGVFSVSRVATGLPNTLAFEIFGEEGAVAFDFTRPGEFWITSSTPADPDARWQRVIVGPRHPYVDRGLPMDAAGVHYGQNDLFAWQARAFLEQISGRSTLPPVPDFRTGLHNMHVIDAIAHSAHRAGSEVSVVGI
- a CDS encoding Gfo/Idh/MocA family oxidoreductase, coding for MATDRSVRIGLIGAGAIGEDHARRLSTVIRGADVVAVHDVDPSRAKTVATRFRDARVIPDGNSLIGDPDVDAVVVASAAPTHEAYVLAAIAARKPVFCEKPLATTAAGCLRIVEAEKAHGRRFVRVGFMRRFDPAYLGLKAELRSGAIGHPLLAHLAHRNPAVPSTLRTTDAIADSLVHEMDLVRWLFDTEIREVRAVAGRRNAKAGPDLHDPLLVLVRMATDVVVDVELSLNIGYGYHIRAEIVGENGTVALASEQPIVRRISGEERRPVAQHWKTRFAAAYDAELSEWVRDVSQGRVSGPSAWDGYAATLATDAAAESLRSDTAVAAFPGDVPTLYREP
- a CDS encoding phytanoyl-CoA dioxygenase family protein yields the protein MQTYRFTSEDCRLADFRSLVERETDQREYPLAERIEKNVVIYGERFRTALASEDGRDQAERELARVFADGPGVAVFEAAFPDTAVVDRATAAFRVLIEEQHAAGRQAGDHFAKPGANDRVWHALDKLAFRAPEVFVDYYANDVIAAAARAWLGPNYQVTSQVNVVNPGGKAQVAHRDYHLGFMSDEQASRYPAHLHWLSAGLTLQGAVAHTDMPVESGPTMYLPYSQLYGPGYLAFHRPEFIEYFNEHYVQLPLRKGDAAFFNPAVFHGAGENRSAEIKRMANLLQISAAFGRAMEVVNRIGICRAVYPALLDRARSGMSERELHNVVAAAAEGYAFPTNLDNDPPVNGLAPATQADLVWRALCDRWDPATLAKELDQWEARRHPAKP
- a CDS encoding sugar ABC transporter substrate-binding protein, translating into MKRGKSLRMAALTAGLALVVAACSSTGGKKAAQSTEQAAASAGKANTPHLTIAMITHQQPGDTFWDIIRKGALAAAAKDNVTLKYSNDPDSTKEAVLIQDAVNAKVDGIAVTIPDPPALIPAIKQAVAAGIPVVAFNAGIDQWKESGALMYFGQDETVAGQAAGARATSEGFKHVLCVLQAQGQVQLESRCNGVQQTFKGQYTKLYVNGADQPSVRTTIAAKLKQDPSIDLVITLGAPIAQLAIQAVKDAGSNAKIATFDFNTQVPAEIENGQLQWAIDQQPYVEGYEAVDSLWLYITNGDTIGGGEAVKTGPFFVDKSNVAAVAKFAERGTR
- a CDS encoding sugar phosphate isomerase/epimerase family protein, producing MQIALDPYMFRSVSLTDLPGIVADLGYDAIELSPRDDFLPFFVHPRADRDAIKRFRKALASAGVRLASILPLYRWSGPSEDQRAAAVRYWRRAIEIAVELECRVMNSEFNGRPEEPERSEAQFWRSMEELLPVFEREGIQLRIEPHPDDFVEDGRRAIDIIRGINHPLVSFLYCAPHTFHMGGDIAGIMRYAGSLLTHVHVADSFDHRASSGLRYIINPPGSPARVHQHLDIGQGEVDWDTFFAELNRLGFDGIMTVCVFSWEERARESSIFMREQIHEYLARWHRS
- a CDS encoding ABC transporter permease codes for the protein MSQTLDTASLQREPGVVPSTRTAFVRFLGRPETGALAGAIAVYLFFYALAPAFRDASSFASVLYVSSTFGIPAVAVALLMIGGEFDLSAGVAVIAAALAASMFSYQLNTNMWVGVLVSFGIAMAIGFINGYLVVKTGIPSFLVTLGTFFMIQGLNLAVTKLITGNVATSDVSNMQGFHSAHEVFASTITVGGVALKVTLFWWIGFVLVGTWILRRTRVGNWIFAVGGSATSARAVGVPVKQVKVGLFMAVSFLTWFTGMHLLFNYNTIQSGNGIGNEFVYIISAVVGSCLLTGGYGSVVGAAIGALIFGMTNQGIVYAGWNPDWFKFFLGAILLAAILLNNWIRGRSEEANQ
- a CDS encoding ATP-binding cassette domain-containing protein — protein: MTTMTATSTRTPLVKLTAVGKRYGSIVALHGVDLEVNAGEVTCVLGDNGAGKTTLIKIVSGVHRPDEGTFEVEGEQVEFSSPREALERGIATVYQDLAVVPLMPVWRNFFLGNEVRKGLGMDIRFMRETTKSVLHEMGIDLRDVDQPIGTLSGGERQSVAIARAVYRGAKVLILDEPTAALGVKQAGMVLRYIVQAKERGVGVIFITHNPHHAYPVGDRFLLLNRGRTLGYYRRGEIDRTELIGLMAGGRELEELSHELEQVGSAGARAAKVFDEEARDLLARESSDRTASDGD
- a CDS encoding Gfo/Idh/MocA family protein: MRIGVVGVGRIGAHHARALRPAVTELVIADADAERARHLASEIGARAVDDVDALFSEELDGVVIAAPTAAHPDLICRGVDAGFAVFCEKPAAPTLAETRDLIAKVGDRAERVQIGFHRRFDPGYRAARRLVCDGALGWIHTLRATTCDATPPSAEFIAGSGGIFRDCSVHDFDIIRWLTGRDIAEVFAVGSDRGAEFFAAAGDVSTGLAVVRLDDGTLGTVTASRYNGAGYDVRLEILGSQRSVVVGLDDHAPLRSVEPSVDWPRATPHRDFMSRFAAAYREELLAFLDVAAGRQASPCTLDDALAAFVVAEACEVSRSEHRPVQITELQ